A genomic segment from bacterium encodes:
- the nadD gene encoding nicotinate-nucleotide adenylyltransferase, whose protein sequence is MRVGILGGTFDPVHYGHLIIAESASEELQLERVLFVLAPQPPHKNAVQLTAVAHRLAMLRAAVAGNPRFEVSTVELERPGPSYTVETLRLLSRRPEYAGAQFHLIIGADSLSEFHKWREPEAIRSLAQLAVYPRPEKQSESEAAALTQADHQLSGNLIGISSTAIRLKVKNNRSIRYLVPEVVRGYIRAHDLYK, encoded by the coding sequence ATGCGAGTCGGCATTTTGGGCGGCACGTTTGATCCGGTGCACTACGGCCATCTCATCATTGCAGAAAGCGCAAGCGAAGAGCTGCAGCTCGAGCGCGTCCTATTTGTGCTTGCGCCGCAGCCTCCCCACAAGAACGCCGTGCAACTCACCGCGGTCGCGCATCGCCTGGCGATGTTGCGTGCTGCTGTTGCCGGCAATCCTCGCTTTGAAGTCTCGACCGTGGAACTGGAGAGGCCCGGGCCTTCTTACACCGTTGAGACTCTCCGCCTCCTGAGTCGCCGGCCGGAATATGCCGGTGCGCAATTCCATTTGATCATTGGCGCTGACAGTCTGTCGGAATTTCACAAGTGGCGTGAACCTGAGGCGATCCGCAGCCTCGCGCAGTTGGCGGTTTATCCTCGCCCCGAAAAACAATCGGAATCCGAGGCCGCAGCGTTGACTCAAGCCGATCATCAACTCAGCGGCAATCTGATCGGAATTTCGTCTACTGCCATCCGTCTCAAGGTTAAAAATAACAGATCGATACGCTACCTGGTTCCCGAGGTGGTCCGAGGTTACATTCGCGCGCACGACCTGTACAAATAG